CGATAGTTAATACCATGTTTGGCAGCTTTTTGGTTTTTAAAAAGACCATGCAAGTGCAAAACATTAACATTGCTCAAGGGTCGGTTGTATAAAAATACAAGTTTACCCAACTTTGTCTCAATTCTTAATTATTCTAGATGAGGAGTAAATCAATGAAATCACTAAAATCAGGCTTGATTGTTCTAGGAACTGTGGGGCTGCTTTTCTTAGGTGCTTGTAGTAATGCAACCCAAGAAAATAATTCAGCAAGTAACACAGAATCTTCAACCGCAACCAATACCTCAAAAACTGAGACTGCTAAATCACATGGGAAAAGCGAGCATGGTGACAAAGAGCATGGACATGGTGGTCAAGTTGTCGAGTCAGGTCAATATCATTTAGAGTTAGTAACTCATAAAGAAGACAAAGGCTCTCATTTGGATTTCATTATAGAAAAAGGTGAAAAACACGAAATAGTATCCAATGCCAAAGTAACAGCTCAAGTTCAACTACCTGACGGAACTCAGAAAACCTTAGATTTCAAATATGATGCTAAAGATAAACACTATACAGCTGCGCTTCCAGGAAACGCACCCGGTCAATATCCGGTAAAAGTTACTGCTGATATTGGCGGTGAAAAGGTAAACGGTCGATTTACTGTTAAGCAATAATTTGAGCAGTTGACATAGCTTGCAGGGCATTTATGTCTCATAATCACAGTCACGGACATAACCACGGAAGTAGTAATTACAACCGTGCTTTTATAATTAGCGTCACTCTCAATACAGGGTTTGTCATCATCGAGGCAATTTATGGCATTCTTGCTAACTCCCTTGCCCTGCTTGCCGATGCGGGTCATAATTTGAGTGATGTTTTGGGTTTGCTACTTGCTTGGGGAGCAAGCGTCCTCGTCCGTCGTCGTCCCACGCCACGTCGCACCTATGGGTTGCGTCGCTCCTCGATTTTGGCTGCTCTGTTGAATGCTATCCTTTTACTTGTAGCTTCAGGTGCGATCGCATGGGAAGCTATTCAGCGCTTTCTTGAACCCAGCCCAGTATCAGGCGGTATAATTATCAGCGTTGCAGCGGTAGGCATCGTCATTAACACGGTAAGTGCCTTAATGTTCATGTCTGGGCGCGAGAGGGACTTGAACATCAGAGGAGCCTTTCTCCACCTGGTTGCTGATGCAGTCGTATCTTTGGGTGCAGTGTTGGCTGGTATCGCTATTATTGCAACTGGCTGGCTGTGGTTCGATCCTGTTGTGAGCTTGATTATTGTTGTTGTGATTGTTGTAGGTACTTGGCAATTGTTCCAAGAATCTCTCAACTTGGCGACAGATGCCGTACCAGCAGGTATTGAACCGCTTGCAGTTCGTACGTATCTAGCTGAACTTCCTGGTGTGAGTAGTGTTCATGACCTGCATATTTGGGCAATGAGTACCACTGAAACAGCACTTACAGTTCACTTGGTTATACCTACAGGACATCCCGGCGATGCTTTTTTCACACAGGTAAATCGAGAACTTCACGACAATTTCGGCATTGAACACGCCACAATCCAAATAGAAAGTGGTGATCCGAATTATCCATGTTCTCTTGCTCAAGAAAATGAAAATGTTGTTTAAAGGTGACTCAGATCTTGCACCTGAGTTAAAAACCGGGTTTCTTGACAATGCCTGCTCTTATAAACCTTAATTTCTGGTTCAGAAACCCTAGGTTTGGGTCTTGTTGAGAATGCTGCAAGATATGAGGTGAGAAAGTACTCTTAATTTTTATCTCTCAATTTCTAACAATTATAGCTATAGCCATCAAGATTAGGACGTAAACTATAAGAGTTCCCATAGCATCTACCCGATTTCAATGGCTAAACCTTATAGTGATGATTTGCGGCAAAAGGTAATGCAGGCGATAAGCCGGAGGCTTGACGCTACGCGTATCGAGTTGGACGGTCTCAAGAAGTGTGAAGCAAGCCTTCTGTTCAATATCAGTCGCAACACAATTAACTTGTGGTGTCAGCGCAAAGCCCAAACGGGTGATGTCAAACCCAAACACAGGAACGCATCGCCGCAGAAAGGTAAAATCAGGGATTGGGAGAAGTTTCGCACCTTTGTCAAAGAGTATGGGGACAAAACCCAGAGTGAAATGGCACAGCTATGGGAGGGAGATATTAGCCAACGCACAATTTCCAGGGCATTGCAAAAAATAGGACATACTCGTAAAAAAAAACATACGGATATAGTCAACGAGATGAAGCCAAGCGGGCAGCGTTCTTGGCGCAACTGAAAAACCCTAAAGCACCGCACCTGGTATACGTTGATGAGTCTGGCATGGATGAGAGAGATAATTACGGTTACGGATAGGCCCCTGTTGGGGAACGTTTTTACGACCTCAAATCAGGTTGTCGCAAGAGTCGGCTCAACATGATCGCTGGTTATCGAGATGGGCAAATAATTGCGCCATTTACGGTCGTTCGCGCAGCGTCTCCGATAGGAGAGGGGGCGTGTAATCGTACCGTGTTTGAGACCTGGGAGCGAAACTTGCTTGATTTCAATGTTGCGTCCCCGTGAGTGGGGGAAACAGTCGATAATGCTACCTTTCATCGTGGCGGTCGGATTGCTCAATTAATTGAAGAGGCTTTCTTGTCAGTTAGTTTACCTACCACCTTATTTACCGGATCGATTGGCGGATTGAAAAGTGTTGGGCTACTTTGAAAAGTAAGGTTCGCAAGCTTTTAGCCACATCAGACAATTTACGTGATGCAATGGAAATCGTTCTCAAGCAAGCAGCGTCCTAATTAATCTGGCTACAGCTATACATCTACAATTCTCAGGTTTAACAGGGTTTGGTCTTGCTCACGCGTGAGGAATACCCTTAAACGACCGCCCATATCATTTGTTACTTACATAGATATATTCTGGGTATTTACTTATCTTAACATAGTTAGGTTTTTTCCCGCCTACCTACTTATATATTTTGAACTCACATACATACCGAAGTCTTGATATAAATATGGTTTACCCAATTTGGACTCCGAAGCTACTAGAAACTTATCTACAGATTCAGATTTATTTGAAAAATATGAGTCATGACCTTTAATTAAAAACAAGTGAACTCTTGTTTCCTTGATCATTTTATCTTTGAGAACGTGAAAGACATTATATAATAAGTCGTTATACCCTTCAAGATTTCCATCCATCACAACAAAAAATAGATCAATGATTTTTCTTTCTCTATAAATCATTGATATCTTCGTTTTAATATTATTATTAATTTCGTTAAGATTATTGGTTCGCAATACGACAATTTGTTTTTCCAATGGGATCTTTTTAAAGTAATAATTGACGGTTCCCTGAATAAAATCTGGATAAAATATAATCAAGTCATTTTTTTGCCACTCCAACTCCACTAATCGAGCGACTTCTCGGTTTTCTTCCACAGGTTTATAGGCTTGATGAGTTACCCAGTTTGCTGTATAGCTTAGGCTTAATATGATTAAGCATACAATAGATGCTATTTTTATTTTATGAGTTGGTATAGTTGCTATTTGTAATGCCACAAAAGCAACAAACGGCACTAGACTAGGCAAAATAATTCGATAATAAAATATTGGACTACCTATCAGAGAATAAACTAAAATTACTATCCAATAAATTATTGTAGCAGCCAGAAAAGGAAAGCTAATTCTCCAGCTACCAAAAAACACTGAAAGAGCGAAGATACCTGAAACTAAAAACGCACAATAAGGAATAATAGTAATCGGTAAATACAAAGAAGATAAACCGAATACATATTTAGCTGTGGATGATATTAAATTTAAGTTAATATCAGGCATCCACCACCAAGTCTCTTGAATTTCTCGTACTTGTTTTAGCCAGAAAAACTTAAGATAAAGAAAGGTAATGATAGGTATTATTATTGCTAAAAGTAGTTTTAAGTCTTGTATCTTTTTTCTAAGCAAGAAAGCTTGAATATAAAGAAAACAGACAATACTAGGTATAAGCATTATCCCAACTAAATGCGTACATACCGCGAAAAAAAAGCTCAAACATAAACCAATATATCCTAAAACTTTTTCTGGTTTAGCTATGATATGGGAGGCAAAAAGAAACGCCAGTGATGTTGCAAAAACTAGTAAAGGGTAAGCTTTTAGCTCTTGTGAATATCTTAGCATTATTGGTGTTGTTGCTAAGTAAACTCCTGCAAGCAGACTAGCTAGAGGAGAGTATTGTTTAATCCAGTTAATGACAATAGTTAAAGTTCCTAAACTCAAACCAACTGAAAATAATCTGAGAAATTCTTCTTTTTTGCTGATTTGACCCCAGAAATAAAGCAATATATAATATAAAGGTGGATGAACATCTCTTCTTAACTCCCTAAACATTTCTACAATGTTAGGATGTGAAATCTTGTGAATTGTAAAATACTCATCGTTCCAGAGTCCTTTATTTAAGCCTATTAGACCTAAAACCCCTGCCAATAAGAGAATTCCGAAAAAAGCATAAGGGTAAATATTCTTGATGCTTAGCAAATGAGCAGTACCTGTTTGTTTACTCATTTTATTTCATCCTTAATTTTGAAATATTTTAACTTATTTCTTTTATATTTTTTATCAATATAAAAAATACAGGTACTGCTGAAGAACTTTATTTTCGGCCTTACACAAAATGGGGATGAATACCGAACCGCCAACACAAGGTAGCACGTTGCCGTGAGAAGTCTATTATTGAGGTTTCTTCCGAACCGCGCAAGCCCATCAACTTTTCATACAAGCCAGCTGCATGAGAATATAATTGTGTTTATAGGTGAAGTTTGGCGAGAGTTTTTACTCTCCATACGCTTGTGTTTGCTTTTGTGAGAATCATATGGTTACCCTCATAACCTTGAACTACCTTTATTATGACAAATTTTCTCAACAATTTTATTGAGCTAGCTGATAGTGGAACACAAAAAGTTAAATAGGAGGAAAAGTCAAGTCTGTTTGATCAGGGCAGTTCAACAATGCGAGTAAGGAAAACAGTGTTCTCTTTGAACATGCGGCGGAACGCCAAGGAGATTGCTCGTTCTGTAGCATTTAAGCTGGCATCAAGATCAATCGCTTCTGTTTGCTTGAGCATCTCAATGATCAAGAAGGCATCACCTACGATTTTTACCGGATAATCGATGAAATAAATGTTACCTTTAGGAGCAAGCTCAAAACTTTGTGCTGTGACGATGACCTTGTTGTAGGACAGCTTTGCCATACGCAGCCAAGTTTCAAGCTCTAGACAGGCTGGGCTGATGCTAGGTAGTTCCTCAAAGAATGGGGCAGTGTATAAGGTCATCATTTTCTCAAACTCCCTTATGGGGCTAAAACAGTTTTACAACCTTAATGGTGTTGGTTAAAACGACTTGTTAGGCTTATATCAGTCCGGCATTCATTGCATTAGTGTTGAGCTACACTGGTGTATATGTCATTTTCTCTGTTAATGAAGACAACAGATAATGCCTGGTAAGCTTCTGTCCAAGCTGCGATCACTTCTTCTGTAGCTGCTTGATCCAATACATCTTTCATCGCTTGCAGTAAGCACTCTCCTACAATCGGATATTGTTCTGGTAAAACATCGGTCTGAACATGGCGATGGGCAATCTTTTCTACCATTGCCTTAAGAGGAGGTAGATTGTCAATTTGACTGGCATAGCTATAAACTGCTGTAGCCAATCTTGCAGGCTGAGAACCATTTGCTTGAGCAGACATATCAAACTGTTCTTTAATCTCTGGATGCTTAGAGAACATAATTTCATACATTCGAGATGTAATTTTAGACCCGTGCTTTTTCAACATAGGGGCTGTAGACTTAACAATGTCTATCGTTTGTTGGCTAATCATAATCTCTTTCACCGAAATGATTTTTGACTAACACCAATTTAATCGGTCTGAAAATTAGTTACTATGAGCAAGCTCATACTTGGAGAGCAATTTTCAGGTAAATCGACCAAACCGTAGGGGACGCGTTCCAAACCTCCGGACGTCAAGTAAGACCATCATCGGATTTGGTTCCGAATTTCTAGCAATAGAAATACCCAACGTGGCATTGACGGATGAAACTGGAAGCCCCTACCATAAACGGTGCTTCGACTGCGCTCAGCAACAACTCCGTTTTGGTAGTGGGACTTCACAATACTACCAGGTGATAACCGTTACCACAGCTATTTTATTCCCCTGTTAGATAAAACTAACGAGGGTTTGTTTTTGGGCTGACGCGTAGAAGTGGTACAGTACTGCCTTTGGTCGTAAGTGGAGCAGCGTATAAATGGCACACTATAAAACTGATGAAGAGCTACTTGAGATGCTATCGGAAGTTATCCTTGGGCTGAAGCGACTAGATAATGCAACGCCTAACCGCTCTAGAGAGCTAGCGATAACTAACCTGGAAACAGGAGGGCTATGGTTAGAAAAGTTGTTGAAAGAACAGGAGCAACCGGAAGAATAACTGGCTGGTAGGTCACTTTATGCAACCCCTAACCGAGAACCCCAGCCTAAGGTTAGGACTGGGGTTTTCTATACCTATATCTATATAGTTGCTGGAACATCAGTGCTGATAGGAAGTGTTCTTTACAACATCATCTTCTAAAACCCCTGCAATAATAGCAAGCAACTCATCGTCACTCAGTTCTTCTTCAAACAGTTTTTGTAGGATTTCAGCGTTTTGAGTTTGCATAATGTCTTAATAAATTTATGTAAAAAATAACTGCTTACTAAAAAGAAGTGTATAACAGCCTACTCAAAAGTAACTTCATCCTTTGGAAAGAAGTTCTTGTAACTCGTAACTCGTAAGTATGTCTACTGGCTCCCATATCTTTAACTTTCTGGCGCACTACTCCCGCAACGTGCAAACGCGAATATATTGATCTAAAAATAAAAAAACCCCCAATCCTCTATTTTCAAAGAACTGGGGGGAACTGGAGCATGGATATTTAGCAATTGATCACTCGTAATTCTTACCAACAACTCCATCATGAGTATCAACTGTGCTCAAATGAGCAAATCTTTGATAATTTCTCTATTATTAGAACAGTTTGTATAGGTTTCCTATTTTTATACCCACTCTACCTTATTTCTCAATCCTTGCTTTTCGTGATCAGCACGTTGCTATCCTAAATGATTCTCCCCATAGATCACATGAAGCAAATGTCCCAAACACATTGGGAATAAAGTAACCATTGATTTGTGACTTTTGTCATAGTCTTTACCGAATGAAAATAGGATAGCAAGCGCTAGTCTGAAACTCTCACATAAAATACGGTAAAAGTAGCCCAAACGTTGCACTATTTTGTTGTCTTTTGTGAAATGTCACCTTCTTTCCCTTCCCTGCGCTTGTTACTTTATTTGGAATGGCTGTTATTGGGCATGAGTCTCTTGGCAGAATTCCTAATTCCCCCTATCTACCCATTCCACACTTCTCCTTGGTTCACTGTTTTGAGGATTGTTGTGTTTGGAGTCATGGGTTTAAGGCTACCAAAGCAGAACTTCAGTTACAAAGTTATCTATACGGTAGTAGAATTCGGGATTCTTTTGCTACCAGCTTTGACAAACAATCATCTTCGTTGTGCTCCCCTACTTGGGTTAATTGCGGTGATTCGCAGTTGCCAAATGTTCAACTTAAAAGGTCGCTTAATTGTTGCCGCTCTAGTATACATATCATACCTCTACACAGAGTTCTTACGAATTAGCCGAACCCCTGTTTTCTTCAAAATGCCCTTGCCTTTGAGACACGGAAGAGCGTGTATAGGACCACCCATGCCGCCGCCTAATACAGTTAATTTTATACTGAATAATGCGATTACTTTTGCTTTGACGTTGACTTTTGTATTGCTACTAGTTAACGCTGTGCTGGCAGAACGCAGAAGTCGGCAAGAATTAGCATTTGCTCATGAGCAGCTACGCCAGTATGCTTTGCGAATTGAAAATCAGGCAACTTTACAAGAGCGCAACCGCATTGCTCGTGAAATTCATGACTCCCTGGGACATGCTCTCACAGCTCAGACAATTCAGCTAGAGAATGCTTTGCTATTATTGCCTTCTAATGTTGATAAAGCTATAGAGTTTCTTCAACAAGTAAAACAGCTAGGTTACCAAGCATTGCAGGAAGTCTCTCGTTCTGTCGCAACACTGCGAGCTGATCCATTACGCGGGAAGTCTCTAGAAAAGGCAATTGACAATCTCATCCGAGACTTTAGTAGCGCAACAACTCTCACACCAGAGTGCAAAATTAGCCTGACATCTCCTGTGACTTCTGAAGTGGGTACTGCTATCTATCGCATTTTACAAGAAGCACTGACCAATATATCCAAACATAGCGGAGCGACTGAGGTGAGTGTGCAGTTGCAAACGCAAACTGGAAGGATAAACTTACTTGTGGAAGACAACGGCAAAGGCTTTTATCCAGAACAAAACACCACAGGTTTTGGACTTCAAGGAATGCGAGAACGAGCAACTGCATTAGGAGGAAACTTTAATATTATGAGCAAACAAGGAGCGGGATGCCGCATTCAAGTCAGCATACTGATACTAGAGTCTAGTATGATGAATTCTGAACCTGCAACAAAAAATCCAAAATCCAAAATCTTATGATTCGACTGTTGCTGGTAGATGACCAAGTTATTATTCGTCAAGGACTTAAGAACCTACTGGAATCAAAACCTGATTTACAGGTGGTTGGTGATGCTGAAAATGGTCAACTTGCCATTGAAGCATTGCAGAGACTTTATGGAACACCATCGCAACCAGATGTTGTGCTGATGGATGTTAGAATGCCCGTTATGGATGGCGTTGCTGCAACTCGGTTGATTTGTCAGGGATTTCCAGAAATAAACATTCTGGTACTGACAACATTTGATGATGATGAATATGTTTCACAAGCCATGCGCT
This portion of the Brasilonema sennae CENA114 genome encodes:
- a CDS encoding cation diffusion facilitator family transporter, yielding MSHNHSHGHNHGSSNYNRAFIISVTLNTGFVIIEAIYGILANSLALLADAGHNLSDVLGLLLAWGASVLVRRRPTPRRTYGLRRSSILAALLNAILLLVASGAIAWEAIQRFLEPSPVSGGIIISVAAVGIVINTVSALMFMSGRERDLNIRGAFLHLVADAVVSLGAVLAGIAIIATGWLWFDPVVSLIIVVVIVVGTWQLFQESLNLATDAVPAGIEPLAVRTYLAELPGVSSVHDLHIWAMSTTETALTVHLVIPTGHPGDAFFTQVNRELHDNFGIEHATIQIESGDPNYPCSLAQENENVV
- a CDS encoding glycosyltransferase family 39 protein; this encodes MSKQTGTAHLLSIKNIYPYAFFGILLLAGVLGLIGLNKGLWNDEYFTIHKISHPNIVEMFRELRRDVHPPLYYILLYFWGQISKKEEFLRLFSVGLSLGTLTIVINWIKQYSPLASLLAGVYLATTPIMLRYSQELKAYPLLVFATSLAFLFASHIIAKPEKVLGYIGLCLSFFFAVCTHLVGIMLIPSIVCFLYIQAFLLRKKIQDLKLLLAIIIPIITFLYLKFFWLKQVREIQETWWWMPDINLNLISSTAKYVFGLSSLYLPITIIPYCAFLVSGIFALSVFFGSWRISFPFLAATIIYWIVILVYSLIGSPIFYYRIILPSLVPFVAFVALQIATIPTHKIKIASIVCLIILSLSYTANWVTHQAYKPVEENREVARLVELEWQKNDLIIFYPDFIQGTVNYYFKKIPLEKQIVVLRTNNLNEINNNIKTKISMIYRERKIIDLFFVVMDGNLEGYNDLLYNVFHVLKDKMIKETRVHLFLIKGHDSYFSNKSESVDKFLVASESKLGKPYLYQDFGMYVSSKYISR
- a CDS encoding glutathione S-transferase; translation: MMTLYTAPFFEELPSISPACLELETWLRMAKLSYNKVIVTAQSFELAPKGNIYFIDYPVKIVGDAFLIIEMLKQTEAIDLDASLNATERAISLAFRRMFKENTVFLTRIVELP
- a CDS encoding globin domain-containing protein codes for the protein MISQQTIDIVKSTAPMLKKHGSKITSRMYEIMFSKHPEIKEQFDMSAQANGSQPARLATAVYSYASQIDNLPPLKAMVEKIAHRHVQTDVLPEQYPIVGECLLQAMKDVLDQAATEEVIAAWTEAYQALSVVFINRENDIYTSVAQH
- a CDS encoding sensor histidine kinase, producing MSPSFPSLRLLLYLEWLLLGMSLLAEFLIPPIYPFHTSPWFTVLRIVVFGVMGLRLPKQNFSYKVIYTVVEFGILLLPALTNNHLRCAPLLGLIAVIRSCQMFNLKGRLIVAALVYISYLYTEFLRISRTPVFFKMPLPLRHGRACIGPPMPPPNTVNFILNNAITFALTLTFVLLLVNAVLAERRSRQELAFAHEQLRQYALRIENQATLQERNRIAREIHDSLGHALTAQTIQLENALLLLPSNVDKAIEFLQQVKQLGYQALQEVSRSVATLRADPLRGKSLEKAIDNLIRDFSSATTLTPECKISLTSPVTSEVGTAIYRILQEALTNISKHSGATEVSVQLQTQTGRINLLVEDNGKGFYPEQNTTGFGLQGMRERATALGGNFNIMSKQGAGCRIQVSILILESSMMNSEPATKNPKSKIL